TACGCCGTCTTGTAACGAATCGTTCGTGTTGGCGGTTGGACTCCACCGATCGTGCAGATCTCACGAATCCAATCCCAGCAATTTACCGGTTCGTCCTGAGCCACAAAGTACGCGCGGCCTCCTCCACGGCGAGGATCCTGGACCAACGAATCGAGCGCGTCCAAATGAGCCGCCGCGGCATTGATGACGTGAACGGTGTCCACAATATTGCTGCCATCGCCGACAATTCGCAAACGCCCACGACGGGCGCGATCCAGAATACGTGGAATGATGTGCGGATCATCGTTGCCCCAGATTAGATGCGGACGAAGCGCGACCGTGCTGAGTCGACCGGCGTCGTGAGCCGATAACACCGCTTGCTCGGCCAACGCTTTGGTATGGGGATAATGGCACAACCATTGGCTCGGATAGGCAGCGGACTCGTCAAGATTCCGTTGATGCTGTGAATCAAACGTCACGCTCGGGCTGCTCGTATAGACCAAGTGCGCGATGTGGTTGGCTTGACAGGCCGCGATCACATAATCGGTGGCTAATTTATTGATCGAGTAAAAGTGTTCCCATGGTCCCCAAACCCCCGCCACCGCGGCAGTATGAATCACGGCATCGACATCCCGGATCGCTTGCTTCGAGAAGGCTTCGTCCGACAAATCACCCCGCAAGTGCTGCATCCCGCTGGCGACCAACTCGGGATAGGCCCCCCGCGATACGCCGCTGACCGTGTCACCACGCTGCTGCAATTGACGAACGATCTCGCGTCCGAGAAACCCGCCACATCCCGTAACAAGAACACGCATAGCAAATACAGATCAATCAGGAAAAAAGGGGGGGGTAGGCGATCGTCGCCGGATGTCTCCGACATCCGCTGTCTTCGTCACATCGATTCCGATGGCGGAGACAGTGGGTGACATGCGTTCGGACACCGGGCGACACTGGGGAAATAGTTGTAGCGAATCGATCGGCTTACGTCAGTCACGATTGTGCGATAAAAAGAGCGTCCTCTCTCGATTCGCTTCTCGCATTTCGCAGCAACCATGGCTGATACAACATCCAACCTGTTCCCTGGCGACAAAAAGCTTTACTTGCTCGATGGAATGGCGCTTACCTACCGGGCCCACTTTGCTCTGGTTCGCAGTCCAAGATTCACCTCGGGCGGAATCTGTACGTCGGCGTTTTTTGGGGTGCTGAACACGGTGCTCGATCTGATCCGCCGTGAGCAACCGACCCACATCGCGGTCGCCTTTGATACCCCCGAACCGACCGCCCGGCACAAAGCGTTCCCCGAATACAAAGCCCAACGCGACCAGATGCCTGAGGACATCGCGAAACAATTGCCCTTGATCGACCAATTGTTCAAAGCCCTCAACATCTACAGCATTCGGATGCCTGGCTACGAGGCCGATGATGTGATCGGCACGCTCGCACATCAAGCTCAAGCCAAGGGCTTTCAAACCTTCATGGTCACCCCCGACAAGGATTACGACCAACTCGTCACCGAAGATGTGTTTGTCTACAAACCAGGGCGCAAGGGAGGCGATGCGGAAATCGTCGGCGTCAAAGAGGTGTTGGCGAAATGGGAAATTGAGCGAGTCGACCAAGTCATCGATATTTTGGGATTGATGGGGGACGCCAGCGACAATATCCCCGGGGTTCCAGGCATCGGCCCCAAGACCGCACAAAAATTGATCGCGCAACACGACTCGATCGAAGGACTCTACGCCAACGTATCCCAATTGAAAGGGAAACAGAAAGAGAACATCGAAACCAACAAAGACAAGGCGTTGCTTTCGAAAAGCTTGGTCACGATCCAGTTGGACGTCCCGCATACCGCCGACATCGACCATTTTCTCTGGAAGAGTTACGACACTCCGGCGCTCAAAACGTTGCTGACGGAGCTCGAGTTCGACGCGATCGGCAAACGTGTCTTTGGCAAGTCCTTTTCGGCCGCATCGGCGCGCGCTAACGTGGTTCGCGAAAAACGCGAAAATGAGATCCAAGCGACGCTATTCGATGAACCGGTGCAAGAGAAAACGATTCAAGATGTGCCGCATCAATATCACACGATTCATACCGCCGCCGAGCGCGCCGAGTTGATCGCCAAGCTGGCAACGCAAGATTCGATCTGTTTCGATACCGAGACCACTTCGCTCGATCCACGCTCCGCCTTTCCGCTGGGGATCGCATTTTGCTTCGAACCTCATTCGGCCTATTACGTCGTTTGTCCCTACAATCCCGAACAAGCCCATGCGGTGATCGACGAATTCCGCCCTATCTTTGAAGACGAGTCGATCGAAAAGATTGGGCATAACCTCAAGTACGATTTATCGTTGTTGCGATGGCATGGATTCGATGTCCGCGGCAAGTTGGTCGACACGATGCTGGCGCACTCGATGAAAGAGCCTGAGATGCGGCATGGCCTCGATTACCTTTCGACGCTGTACCTCGGTTACAAACCGATTCCCACCAGCGATTTGATCGGGCCGAAGGGCAAAGAACAGAAGAACATGAGTGAAGTCGAAGTCGAACGCGTGGCCGAGTACGCCTGTGAAGACGCCGACGTGACCTTCCAGGTTGCCAAAGTGCTACGCGCCGATCTCGAAGCCGCTGGCGTCAGCCAGGTATGTTACGAAGTGGAGTTTCCGCTCGTCCGCGTGCTGGTGGACATGGAGCACGAAGGCATCCGGCTGGACAGCGACGCGTTGGCGGAGTACTCCCGCACGCTCAGCGGCGAAATCGAGGAGCTACAAAACCAGATCTTCGAAAGCGCCGGTCATGAGTTCAATATCGATTCGCCCAAGCAGCTCGGGGTCGTCCTTTACGAGGAGATGGAACTCGAAAAGAACCCTAAAAAAACAGCCACGGGCCAGTATTCGACGCGTGAAGCCGAACTCGAACGGCTCTCCGGAAAACACCCCATCATCCGCGACGTGCTCGAATATCGCGGCGCTCGCAAATTGAAGTCCGTCTACGTGGACCAGCTCCCCCAAGCGGTCAATCCCAAGACCGGGCGTTTGCATACGCACTACAGCCAAACCTGGACGGCAACCGGCCGCATTCAATCGAACGATCCCAATTTGCAAACCATCCCGGTCCGCAAACAACGCGGTCGCGAAATCCGCGCCGCCTTCGTGCCCCGTGACGAAAACCATCTGCTGCTCTCGGCCGATTATTCGCAAATCGAACTTCGCGTGATGGCCGAACTGAGTGGCGACGAGGCGATGCTAGAAGCCTTTATCAGCGGAGAAGACATTCATACCGTAACGGCTAGCAAGGTCTATAAAGTCGACCCCGCCGACGTCACCCGCGAGATGCGTGACAAGGCCAAGACGGTTAACTTTGGCATCATCTATGGCATCTCTGGCTTCGGTCTACAACAACGGCTAAACATTCCCCGCGCCGAAGCCAATGAATTGATCGCCAACTACTTTGAAAAGTACCCTGGCGTCCAGCGTTACATCGATGAAACGATTGCGTTTGCCAAAACGCACGGGTACGTGGCAACCCGGACCGGTCGACGTCGCTACATCCGCGACATCAATTCAAAAAGCAAAACGGTCGTCAGTGCTGCAGAGCGTCTGGCAATGAACAGCCCGAT
The genomic region above belongs to Novipirellula galeiformis and contains:
- a CDS encoding NAD-dependent epimerase/dehydratase family protein, which produces MRVLVTGCGGFLGREIVRQLQQRGDTVSGVSRGAYPELVASGMQHLRGDLSDEAFSKQAIRDVDAVIHTAAVAGVWGPWEHFYSINKLATDYVIAACQANHIAHLVYTSSPSVTFDSQHQRNLDESAAYPSQWLCHYPHTKALAEQAVLSAHDAGRLSTVALRPHLIWGNDDPHIIPRILDRARRGRLRIVGDGSNIVDTVHVINAAAAHLDALDSLVQDPRRGGGRAYFVAQDEPVNCWDWIREICTIGGVQPPTRTIRYKTAYRIGAVLERVYRLCGKTDEPPMTRFVAAQLAKDHYFDISAAKERLGYRVRISMKEGLDSLRESLMNSPENR
- the polA gene encoding DNA polymerase I, whose translation is MADTTSNLFPGDKKLYLLDGMALTYRAHFALVRSPRFTSGGICTSAFFGVLNTVLDLIRREQPTHIAVAFDTPEPTARHKAFPEYKAQRDQMPEDIAKQLPLIDQLFKALNIYSIRMPGYEADDVIGTLAHQAQAKGFQTFMVTPDKDYDQLVTEDVFVYKPGRKGGDAEIVGVKEVLAKWEIERVDQVIDILGLMGDASDNIPGVPGIGPKTAQKLIAQHDSIEGLYANVSQLKGKQKENIETNKDKALLSKSLVTIQLDVPHTADIDHFLWKSYDTPALKTLLTELEFDAIGKRVFGKSFSAASARANVVREKRENEIQATLFDEPVQEKTIQDVPHQYHTIHTAAERAELIAKLATQDSICFDTETTSLDPRSAFPLGIAFCFEPHSAYYVVCPYNPEQAHAVIDEFRPIFEDESIEKIGHNLKYDLSLLRWHGFDVRGKLVDTMLAHSMKEPEMRHGLDYLSTLYLGYKPIPTSDLIGPKGKEQKNMSEVEVERVAEYACEDADVTFQVAKVLRADLEAAGVSQVCYEVEFPLVRVLVDMEHEGIRLDSDALAEYSRTLSGEIEELQNQIFESAGHEFNIDSPKQLGVVLYEEMELEKNPKKTATGQYSTREAELERLSGKHPIIRDVLEYRGARKLKSVYVDQLPQAVNPKTGRLHTHYSQTWTATGRIQSNDPNLQTIPVRKQRGREIRAAFVPRDENHLLLSADYSQIELRVMAELSGDEAMLEAFISGEDIHTVTASKVYKVDPADVTREMRDKAKTVNFGIIYGISGFGLQQRLNIPRAEANELIANYFEKYPGVQRYIDETIAFAKTHGYVATRTGRRRYIRDINSKSKTVVSAAERLAMNSPIQGTAADMLKLAMIRVHEALTEGDFKTKMLLSVHDEIVFDMPKTERETVMPVIEQAMKTAMPMSVPIVVEMGVGENWLEAH